In Etheostoma cragini isolate CJK2018 chromosome 9, CSU_Ecrag_1.0, whole genome shotgun sequence, the following are encoded in one genomic region:
- the nanos2 gene encoding nanos homolog 2 isoform X2 encodes MQRPVRVQGLRSPAWDSDFDMWQDYMKLGCLLKRLAESHRDSGEGVSGERDIEVPKRQTAAPWSQIRASPNLETSSVSSLSDSSCTGTDTSCTGTPSSGFCGFCKQNGESPRVYRSHNLKSNYGKVTCPILWNYTCPICEATGDRAHTRRYCPQAQREEAGRMLPGSRSW; translated from the exons ATGCAAAGACCGGTCAGGGTCCAGGGATTGCGGTCCCCCGCCTGGGACAGCGACTTCGACATGTGGCAAGACTACATGAAGCTGGGCTGCCTGCTCAAGAGGCTGGCCGAGAGCCACA GAGACTCCGGGGAGGGAGTCTCCGGGGAGAGAGACATCGAGGTCCCGAAGAGACAAACAGCGGCACCGTGGAGCCAGATCCGAGCCTCTCCAAACCTAGAGACCAGCTCCGTCAGCAGCCTGTCGGACTCCAGCTGCACCGGGACGGACACCAGCTGCACCGGGACCCCCTCTTCGGGGTTTTGTGGCTTCTGTAAGCAGAACGGGGAGTCTCCGCGGGTGTACCGGTCACACAACCTGAAATCAAACTACGGGAAAGTCACGTGCCCGATCCTCTGGAACTACACGTGTCCCATCTGTGAAGCCACCGGGGACCGAGCTCACACACGCCGCTACTGCCCGCAGGCACAGAGGGAGGAGGCTGGGCGGATGCTGCCGGGATCCCGGTCCTGGTAA
- the nanos2 gene encoding nanos homolog 2 isoform X4 → MQRPVRVQGLRSPAWDSDFDMWQDYMKLGCLLKRLAESHRVSGERDIEVPKRQTAAPWSQIRASPNLETSSVSSLSDSSCTGTDTSCTGTPSSGFCGFCKQNGESPRVYRSHNLKSNYGKVTCPILWNYTCPICEATGDRAHTRRYCPQAQREEAGRMLPGSRSW, encoded by the exons ATGCAAAGACCGGTCAGGGTCCAGGGATTGCGGTCCCCCGCCTGGGACAGCGACTTCGACATGTGGCAAGACTACATGAAGCTGGGCTGCCTGCTCAAGAGGCTGGCCGAGAGCCACA GAGTCTCCGGGGAGAGAGACATCGAGGTCCCGAAGAGACAAACAGCGGCACCGTGGAGCCAGATCCGAGCCTCTCCAAACCTAGAGACCAGCTCCGTCAGCAGCCTGTCGGACTCCAGCTGCACCGGGACGGACACCAGCTGCACCGGGACCCCCTCTTCGGGGTTTTGTGGCTTCTGTAAGCAGAACGGGGAGTCTCCGCGGGTGTACCGGTCACACAACCTGAAATCAAACTACGGGAAAGTCACGTGCCCGATCCTCTGGAACTACACGTGTCCCATCTGTGAAGCCACCGGGGACCGAGCTCACACACGCCGCTACTGCCCGCAGGCACAGAGGGAGGAGGCTGGGCGGATGCTGCCGGGATCCCGGTCCTGGTAA
- the nanos2 gene encoding nanos homolog 2 isoform X1, protein MQRPVRVQGLRSPAWDSDFDMWQDYMKLGCLLKRLAESHRDPGEGDPGEGDSGEGVSGERDIEVPKRQTAAPWSQIRASPNLETSSVSSLSDSSCTGTDTSCTGTPSSGFCGFCKQNGESPRVYRSHNLKSNYGKVTCPILWNYTCPICEATGDRAHTRRYCPQAQREEAGRMLPGSRSW, encoded by the coding sequence ATGCAAAGACCGGTCAGGGTCCAGGGATTGCGGTCCCCCGCCTGGGACAGCGACTTCGACATGTGGCAAGACTACATGAAGCTGGGCTGCCTGCTCAAGAGGCTGGCCGAGAGCCACAGAGACCCCGGGGAGGGAGACCCCGGGGAGGGAGACTCCGGGGAGGGAGTCTCCGGGGAGAGAGACATCGAGGTCCCGAAGAGACAAACAGCGGCACCGTGGAGCCAGATCCGAGCCTCTCCAAACCTAGAGACCAGCTCCGTCAGCAGCCTGTCGGACTCCAGCTGCACCGGGACGGACACCAGCTGCACCGGGACCCCCTCTTCGGGGTTTTGTGGCTTCTGTAAGCAGAACGGGGAGTCTCCGCGGGTGTACCGGTCACACAACCTGAAATCAAACTACGGGAAAGTCACGTGCCCGATCCTCTGGAACTACACGTGTCCCATCTGTGAAGCCACCGGGGACCGAGCTCACACACGCCGCTACTGCCCGCAGGCACAGAGGGAGGAGGCTGGGCGGATGCTGCCGGGATCCCGGTCCTGGTAA
- the nanos2 gene encoding nanos homolog 2 isoform X3, giving the protein MQRPVRVQGLRSPAWDSDFDMWQDYMKLGCLLKRLAESHRDPGEGDPGEGDIEVPKRQTAAPWSQIRASPNLETSSVSSLSDSSCTGTDTSCTGTPSSGFCGFCKQNGESPRVYRSHNLKSNYGKVTCPILWNYTCPICEATGDRAHTRRYCPQAQREEAGRMLPGSRSW; this is encoded by the exons ATGCAAAGACCGGTCAGGGTCCAGGGATTGCGGTCCCCCGCCTGGGACAGCGACTTCGACATGTGGCAAGACTACATGAAGCTGGGCTGCCTGCTCAAGAGGCTGGCCGAGAGCCACAGAGACCCCGGGGAGGGAGACCCCGGGGAGGGAGAC ATCGAGGTCCCGAAGAGACAAACAGCGGCACCGTGGAGCCAGATCCGAGCCTCTCCAAACCTAGAGACCAGCTCCGTCAGCAGCCTGTCGGACTCCAGCTGCACCGGGACGGACACCAGCTGCACCGGGACCCCCTCTTCGGGGTTTTGTGGCTTCTGTAAGCAGAACGGGGAGTCTCCGCGGGTGTACCGGTCACACAACCTGAAATCAAACTACGGGAAAGTCACGTGCCCGATCCTCTGGAACTACACGTGTCCCATCTGTGAAGCCACCGGGGACCGAGCTCACACACGCCGCTACTGCCCGCAGGCACAGAGGGAGGAGGCTGGGCGGATGCTGCCGGGATCCCGGTCCTGGTAA
- the lmnb2 gene encoding lamin-B2, with protein MATATPSREAGRSAASSTPLSPTRISRLQEKQDLQHLNDRLAVYIDRVRSLELENDRLMVKVSEKEEVTTREVGGLKALYEAELADARRVLDETARERARLQIDLGKAQADLEEATRSAKKKEGDLAAAVSRASGLEAQLNKSEASLSTALSQNAALSAELADVKGLLAKAEDSHAVAKRQLEAETLMRVDLENRCQSLSEDLEFRKSMFEEEVRESRRRQEQRIVEVDSGVRHDYEFKLAQALQDLRRQHDEQVSLYKGELEQTFQAKLDNAKVSSEINDKAVGTAREELQESRMRIESLGYQLSALQKQAAASEDRIRELEEILSAERDKHRRAMEGKEQEMSELRERMNAQLSEYQELLDVKLALDMEINAYRKLLEGEEHRLKLSPSPSARVTVARTTGSSSSRSTKRKRAEVEAKDLSEVGIGEEQLLVSEEAAASGAVTISPTDMDGNAVTLANDTDQDQPLGSWRLKRQVDDGDEVVYKFSPKFVLKAGQTVTVWSADAGVSHSPPSDLLWKSQASWGTGNDMVTTLVNADGEEVATRRVTKTEMEVENGEEEEEGAQTGKVSSRECAIM; from the exons ATGGCGACCGCTACCCCGAGCCGTGAAGCTGGCCGGTCGGCGGCCTCCTCCACGCCTCTCTCGCCGACCAGGATTTCTCGCCTGCAGGAGAAACAGGACCTGCAGCACCTGAACGACCGTCTGGCCGTGTACATCGACCGTGTCCGGTCCTTGGAGCTGGAGAACGACCGGCTTATGGTCAAAGTGTCCGAGAAAGAGGAGGTGACGACCAGAGAG GTGGGCGGCCTGAAGGCTCTGTATGAGGCAGAGCTAGCTGATGCTCGGCGGGTTCTGGATGAAACGGCCAGAGAGAGAGCCAGGCTGCAGATCGACCTGGGCAAGGCTCAGGCTGACCTGGAGGAGGCCACACGCAG TGCCAAGAAGAAGGAAGGTGATCTTGCAGCAGCCGTGTCCAGGGCCAGTGGATTGGAAGCCCAGCTGAACAAGAGTGAGGCCTCTCTTTCTACAGCTCTAAGCCAGAATGCTGCTCTGTCCGCTGAGCTGGCTGATGTCAAGGGCCTGCTGGCTAAG GCAGAGGACAGCCATGCGGTTGCTAAGCGCCAGCTGGAGGCGGAGACGCTGATGCGTGTAGACCTGGAGAACCGCTGTCAGTCACTGAGTGAAGATCTGGAGTTCAGGAAGAGCATGTTCGAAGAG GAGGTGCGCGAGTCCCGGCGTCGACAGGAGCAGAGGATCGTGGAGGTGGACTCTGGGGTCAGACACGACTACGAGTTCAAACTGGCCCAAGCTCTACAG GACCTGCGCAGGCAACATGATGAGCAGGTCTCTCTGTATAAGGGAGAACTGGAGCAAACCTTCCAGGCCAAG TTGGACAATGCCAAGGTGTCCTCTGAGATCAATGACAAGGCAGTGGGCACAGCCAGGGAGGAGCTGCAGGAGTCCCGTATGAGAATAGAGAGCCTGGGATATCAGCTCAGTGCCCTGCAGAAACAG gcggCTGCCTCCGAGGATCGCATCAGAGAGCTGGAGGAAATTCTGTCAGCAGAGCGAGACAAGCACCGGCGTGCCATGGAAGGAAAAGAACAAGAGATGAGCgagctgagagagagaatgaacgCCCAGCTCAGTGAATACCAGGAGCTGCTGGACGTCAAGCTCGCCCTAGATATGGAGATCAATGCATATAGGAAACTGCTGGAGGGAGAGGAGCACAg GCTGAAGCTGTCTCCCAGCCCGTCGGCCCGGGTCACCGTTGCCAGGACAACAGGATCTTCCTCCTCCCGCTCCACCAAGAGGAAGAGGGCGGAGGTGGAGGCCAAGGATCTGTCAGAGGTGGGGATAGGAGAGGAGCAGCTGCTCGTGTCGGAGGAGGCCGCAGCCAGCGGCGCAGTCACCATATCACCCACGGACATGGACGGAAACGCCGTCACGCTGGCCAATGACACCGATCAG GACCAGCCGCTGGGCAGCTGGAGATTGAAGAGACAAGTGGACGATGGGGACGAGGTCGTTTACAAGTTCTCCCCAAAGTTTGTCCTGAAGGCGGGCCAGACAGTCACG GTCTGGTCTGCTGATGCTGGCGTGTCCCACAGTCCGCCGTCTGACCTGTTGTGGAAGAGTCAGGCTTCCTGGGGCACAGGAAATGACATGGTTACCACTTTGGTCAACGCTGATGGCGAG GAGGTGGCCACCAGACGTGTCACCAAGACTGAGATGGAGGTGGAgaatggagaggaagaggaggaaggggcaCAGACG GGCAAGGTGTCATCCAGAGAGTGTGCCATCATGTGA
- the commd2 gene encoding COMM domain-containing protein 2, with the protein MLLVLSEDHKEHLSFLPKVDSAVVGEFGRIALEFLRRGTSPKIYEGAARKLSVPVETVQHGVEGLMFLMTESSKHMISEVDFLDSVLVLGFGEELNQILLQLYLQHHAQIRSILSQLPCNLPAYHNLEWRLDVQLASRALRQQVVPMVTMRLLLAGGGAGSGSGSHSSRVLQTDPSSLLHLISTLEAALAAMKSSHARRIFRNIK; encoded by the exons ATGCTGCTGGTCCTGTCTGAAGACCATAAGGAGCACCTCTCCTTCCTGCCGAAGGTTGACTCCGCAG TGGTGGGAGAGTTTGGTCGCATCGCGCTGGAGTTTCTGAGGAGGGGGACCAGTCCCAAGATCTACGAGGGGGCAGCCA GGAAGCTGTCTGTTCCCGTGGAGACGGTGCAGCACGGAGTGGAAGGCCTGATGTTCCTGATGACGGAGAGTTCCAAACACATG ATCTCTGAAGTGGATTTCCTGGACTCGGTACTGGTTCTGGGGTTTGGTGAGGAGCTGAACCAGATCCTGTTACAG ctcTACTTGCAGCACCACGCTCAGATCCGCAGCATCCTGAGCCAGCTGCCCTGCAACCTGCCGGCCTACCACAACCTGGAGTGGAGACTGGAcgttcag TTGGCGAGCCGTGCCCTGCGTCAACAAGTGGTTCCCATGGTAACGATGCGTCTGCTGCTGGCGGGCGGGGGCGCCGGCTCCGGCTCCGGCAGCCACAGCAGTCGGGTTCTCCAGACGGACCCCAGCTCCCTCCTGCACCTCATCTCCACACTGGAGGCCGCACTGGCCGCCATGAAAAGCAGCCATGCTCGACGCATATTTCGCAACATCAAATAA